Proteins from a single region of Enoplosus armatus isolate fEnoArm2 chromosome 6, fEnoArm2.hap1, whole genome shotgun sequence:
- the islr2 gene encoding immunoglobulin superfamily containing leucine-rich repeat protein 2: protein MARRLLQLLALWTAVIGIVQCCPEFCSCQDKFAHQFADCAYKDLLVVPVGLPSNVTTVSLSANKIKLLKSKSFLSITQVTSLWLAHNEIVTIETDTLAPLIQLRNLDISYNKIVNFPWEDLHNLTALQLLKMNNNEMVNLPKDAFSTLKDLRSLRINNNKFTTIVEGTFSALSSMSHLQIFNNPFTCSCNLEWLRDWIEMTKISVPETKSILCEAPEHLKGTMVTSIPKLDCKAPTVTITYEPNIENTEIYEGFMVILNCETKGSPTPQVSWEVTAGNQNYLFPLPSNGEINDVPINDKTTNNRFLIFRNGTLIIPRMSKKEDGNYSCSAVNDLGKVESGVKVAMAATQKHASDSKLDTTVDKIRPSDKKPAEPKISKNNVINWSKSEEKTKGHSEGSSDKSDGTEQVGGASKDPTFASKCGVRESSEYISNHAFNLSLDDLKQYTFDFGVIALEVSETEAKVQLNPLQLPSSKSNLHLSQTENQETVNKEPLGLFQSSSSKATLDMLYLCVNTGNGHSMVQWSNIEEGVNAYRFHGLQPGTNYTLCLTYGGQDCQVQVVFTTRKKIPSLLIIVVVSIFLLGLATVPLLGATCCHLLYKYQGKTYKLIMRAQNPDQMEKQMAGDFDPRASFVESEKTFNPSELGEGGGEVEGEDGDGEAEGSVVTESIPGSSSKTNQEEFEMGSEYSDRLPLGAEAVNISEEINGNYKQPSR from the coding sequence ATGGCGAGACGGCTCCTGCAGCTCCTTGCCTTGTGGACTGCTGTGATTGGCATTGTGCAGTGCTGTCCAGAGTTCTGCAGCTGCCAGGATAAATTTGCCCACCAGTTTGCTGACTGTGCTTACAAAGACCTGCTGGTGGTACCTGTGGGTCTCCCCTCCAATGTTACCACCGTGAGCCTGTCTGCCAATAAGATCAAATTACTGAAAAGCAAAAGCTTCCTCAGTATCACACAGGTCACCTCGCTCTGGCTGGCCCACAATGAGATAGTTACCATAGAGACGGACACCTTGGCCCCCCTCATCCAGCTCCGCAACCTGGACATCAGCTACAACAAAATAGTGAACTTTCCATGGGAGGATCTGCACAACCTTACAGCCCTGCAGCTTCTGAAGATGAACAACAATGAGATGGTGAACCTCCCAAAGGATGCCTTTTCCACTCTCAAAGACCTGAGGTCGCTGcgcatcaacaacaacaagttcACCACCATTGTGGAGGGCACCTTCAGTGCTCTCTCCTCCATGTCCCACCTTCAGATTTTTAACAACCCCTTCACATGCTCCTGCAACCTAGAGTGGCTGAGGGACTGGATCGAAATGACTAAGATTTCTGTCCCCGAGACAAAATCAATTTTATGTGAGGCCCCTGAACACCTGAAGGGTACCATGGTTACATCGATTCCCAAACTGGACTGTAAGGCCCCTACCGTCACGATTACCTACGAGCCCAACATCGAGAACACAGAGATCTACGAGGGCTTCATGGTCATCTTAAATTGTGAGACAAAAGGGAGCCCCACACCACAGGTCAGCTGGGAGGTGACTGCAGGCAATCAGAACTATCTGTTCCCTTTGCCCTCTAATGGAGAGATAAATGACGTGCCAATTAATGATAAAACAACCAACAATCGATTCCTCATCTTTAGAAACGGCACTCTAATCATCCCTCGTATGAGTAAAAAGGAAGATGGAAATTACAGCTGCTCTGCAGTGAATGATTTGGGTAAGGTGGAGAGCGGTGTTAAAGTGGCTATGGCAGCCACCCAAAAACATGCCAGCGACTCAAAGCTCGATACTACAGTGGACAAGATCCGCCCCTCTGATAAAAAGCCTGCAGAGCCCAAGATCTCCAAAAACAATGTGATCAACTGGAGCAAGTctgaagaaaagacaaagggCCACTCTGAAGGTTCGTCAGACAAAAGTGACGGCACCGAGCAGGTCGGTGGCGCCTCGAAGGACCCCACCTTTGCGAGCAAGTGCGGCGTGAGAGAAAGCAGCGAATACATCTCCAACCATGCCTTCAACCTGAGCTTGGACGACCTGAAGCAGTACACTTTTGATTTTGGTGTTATCGCATTAGAAGTGTCAGAGACGGAGGCCAAAGTGCAGCTGAATCCGCTGCAGCTTCCCAGCAGCAAGTCCAACCTCCACCTCAGTCAAACTGAAAACCAGGAAACAGTGAATAAAGAGCCCCTGGGTCTGTTCCAGTCCTCGTCCAGTAAAGCCACCCTGGACATGCTCTACCTCTGTGTAAATACAGGTAATGGACACTCCATGGTTCAGTGGTCCAACATAGAGGAGGGGGTTAATGCCTACCGCTTCCATGGTTTACAGCCTGGCACCAATTACACACTTTGTCTCACCTATGGGGGGCAGGACTGCCAGGTCCAAGTAGTCTTCACAACTAGGAAGAAGATTCCCTCCCTGCTTATTATCGTGGTTGTCAGCATTTTCCTGCTGGGTCTGGCCACTGTTCCCTTACTGGGGGCCACCTGCTGCCATTTGCTATACAAGTACCAAGGGAAGACCTACAAGCTGATCATGAGGGCTCAGAATCCGGATCAGATGGAGAAACAAATGGCTGGGGATTTTGATCCCAGGGCGTCTTTTGTGGAGTCCGAGAAAACCTTCAACCCCAGCGAGTTAGGCGAGGGGGGAGGAGAAGTCGAGGGGGAGGATGGAGACGGAGAGGCCGAGGGGAGCGTGGTGACAGAGTCCATCCCCGGATCCTCATCCAAAACCAACCAGGAGGAGTTTGAAATGGGCTCGGAGTACAGTGACAGATTACCGCTGGGAGCAGAAGCTGTCAACATCTCGGAGGAGATCAACGGCAACTACAAGCAGCCCAGCCGCTGA
- the sema7a gene encoding semaphorin-7A, which yields MRRLALIYIWLAGDFQLVLSVGWKDSPFLGSKDSPRVLSKGAIGGGFKYQIYQNHTVFFYHEDSEEMYVGGTDFVLQLDVDDYHIIEKFPLKTLGQQQCQEDPCENVITVIEKFEDSLFVCGTNGLKPQCWKLFSSVNNQSHKIVESYEGTGISPFVYTHNSVSLTVEGDLYSAAPLDTEGSSLQFRRKAGSRTNVWMYHNWVSEPTFISVSWVKQKEDHVNEKIYIFFREKNTDHNPEADPWISRVARVCKVDEGGSKRFFQNMWTSFLKARLVCGFPKESLYFNHLQDIYVMHAEDWQDTRVYAIFTSSWNSTAVCIYSIGMIEGIFENSTFKGYDKDIPKPRPGTCVRNSKSLPLATVNMVKDYPEMTDWVHSMHYAAPFYISSNNYTKITVDRVKAADQRMYNILLLATDSGKIHKVLEAGSQPFIISETQLDSCSAIQSMKLDSKKKTLVVGFLDKISTVNLQRCQDYNHSCSDCVLARDPYCAWTKFGCTPTVLGGIQDVMDGQISMCSTLAKEQKQVNRTKRETVSPSPGNLRTVHSVPLGVPFYLSCPIDSYHAVYTWEHESKRSPCLQMQSNCLHLISAMEQEDYGSYECVSKEKDYTKVVKKYLLKEQIIPDTKEDTERSNTPYKFNDASAVVPQIGWSTLGLAVALWGIFR from the exons ATGAGGCGACTTGCTTTAATTTACATTTGGCTCGCTGGGGATTTTCAACTAGTCCTTAGTGTTGGTTGGAAGGACTCACCGTTTCTCGGATCTAAAGATTCTCCAAGAGTTCTGAGCAAAG GTGCAATCGGTGGTGGATTTAAATATCAAATCTATCAGAATCACACTGTGTTCTTCTATCATGAAGACTCTGAGGAGATGTATGTTGGAGGGACTGATTTTGTGTTACAGCTTGATGTGGATGACTACCATATCATAGAG AAGTTTCCTCTGAAAACACTGGGGCAACAACAGTGCCAAGAG GACCCCTGTGAAAATGTTATCACTGTCATTGAGAAGTTTGAGGACagcctgtttgtctgtggaaCAAATGGACTCAAACCGCAGTGCTGGAAGCTC TTTTCTTCAGTGAACAATCAGTCTCATAAGATAGTGGAGAGTTACGAGGGGACGGGCATCTCCCCGTTTGTGTACACACATAACTCCGTATCTCTTACAGTAG AGGGGGATCTATATTCAGCAGCACCTTTGGATACTGAAGGAAGTTCATTACAATTCAGAAGGAAAGCTGGCAGCAGAACCAATGTCTGGATGTATCACAACTGGGTCTCAG AGCCCACGTTCATCTCTGTGTCCTGGGTGAAGCAGAAGGAAGACCATGTCAATGAGAAAATTTACATCTTTTTCCGTGAAAAGAACACTGATCACAACCCGGAGGCTGACCCCTGGATATCTAGGGTTGCCAGAGTTTGTAAG GTAGATGAAGGCGGATCAAAAAGATTCTTCCAGAACATGTGGACATCTTTCCTCAAGGCCCGGCTTGTCTGCGGGTTTCCAAAAGAATCACTTTATTTCAACCATCTCCAGGACATTTATGTGATGCACGCTGAAGACTGGCAGGACACCAGAGTCTATGCGATTTTTACAAGCAGCTG GAACTCCACAGCAGTGTGCATCTATTCAATAGGAATGATTGAAGGAATATTTGAGAATTCAACTTTCAAGGGCTACGACAAAGACATTCCCAAACCAAGGCCAGGAACA TGTGTAAGAAACAGCAAGAGCCTGCCACTGGCCACTGTCAATATGGTGAAGGATTACCCGGAAATGACAGACTGGGTTCACTCCATGCATTATGCAGCTCCATTTTATATAAGCAGCAACAACTACACCAAGATAACTGTGGACCGAGTCAAGGCGGCAGACCAGCGCATGTATAACATTCTGCTTCTGGCTACAG ATTCTGGGAAGATCCATAAAGTCTTAGAGGCTGGGTCACAACCTTTCATCATCTCTGAAACCCAACTCGACAGCTGTTCAGCCATACAATCAATGAAGCTTGACTCCAAAAAG AAAACGCTAGTGGTGGGTTTTTTAGATAAAATTTCTACTGTGAACCTCCAGAGGTGTCAGGACTACAACCACTCCTGCTCAGATTGTGTTCTGGCCCGGGACCCGTACTGTGCCTGGACCAAGTTTGGATGCACTCCGACTGTCCT TGGGGGCATTCAAGATGTCATGGATGGGCAAATAAGCATGTGCTCTACATTAGCAAAAG aACAAAAGCAAGTAAACAGGACCAAACGGGAGACAGTTTCACCATCACCAGGGAATTTGAGAACTGTTCACTCTGTCCCCCTGGGTGTCCCTTTCTATCTGTCCTGTCCTATAGACTCTTACCACGCTGTCTACACCTGGGAGCATGAAAGCAAGAGGAGCCCTTGTCTGCAAATGCAGTCTAACTGCCTGCACCTCATCTCTGCCATGGAACAAGAGGACTATGGCAGCTACGAGTGTGTTTCCAAAGAGAAAGACTACACTAAAGTGGTGAAAAAGTATCTGCTTAAAGAGCAAATTATCCCAGATACAAAGGAAGACACTGAGAGAAGCAATACCCCTTACAAATTTAATGATGCATCAGCTGTTGTGCCGCAGATAGGATGGAGCACCCTTGGACTGGCTGTAGCACTGTGGGGGATTTTCAGATAA